CGGCTCAAATTCCTCTGCATCTCCTCCACCAACCTGGACGAGTTCTTCGAGATCCGGGTGGCGGGTCTCAAGCAGCGCATCGAGCTGGGGGTCACCCAGGTGGGCCCCGACAATCGAACGCCCACCGAAGTGATGGATGTCATCAGCGAGGAAGCCCACGCGCTGGTGGAGGAGCAGTACCGGGTCCTCAACGAGGATCTGGTGCCGGCGCTGGAGGCGGAGGGGGTTCGCTTCATCCGCCGCGGCGCCTGGAGCGAGGCGCAGCGGGGCTGGCTGCACCGTTACTTCCGGGAAGAGCTGCTGCCCATCCTGTCGCCCCTGGGCCTGGATCCGGCCCACCCCTTCCCGCGCATCCTCAACAAATCCCTGAACTTCATCGTCAGCCTCCAGGGCCGGGACGCCTTCGGCCGCAGCGGCGGGGTGGCGGTGGTGCAGGCGCCGCGGGCGCTGCCGCGCCTCATCCAGCTGCCGTCCGAGGAGACGGACAGCGGGCCCTACGACTTCGTCTTCCTCTCCTCCATCATCCACGCCTTCGTGGACGAGCTGTTCCCCGGGATGACCGTCACTGGCTGCTACCAGTTCCGGGTCACCCGCAACTCCGACCTGTTCGTGGACGAAGAGGAGATCGACGATCTGCGCCGGGCCCTGGAAGGGGAGCTGCCCCAGCGCCGCTACGGGGCCGCCGTGCGCCTGGAGGTGGCGGACAACTGCCCTGACGACATGGCCGACTACCTCCTGGAGGAGTTCGGCCTCGGGCGGGAGGATTTTTTCCGGGTCAACGGGCCGGTCAACCTCAACCGCCTGCTGGCCATTCCGGACCTGGTGAACCGCCCCGACCTAAAGTACACGGGCTTCACCCCGGGCCTGCCCCCGGAGATCGCCCACCAGCCGGACCTGTTCGCCGTGCTCCGCGAGCAGGACGTGCTGCTCCATCACCCCTTCGAGTCCTTCACCCCGGTGGTGGACTTCCTCCGCCAGGCCGCGGCGGACCCCCACGTGCTGGCCATCAAACAGACCCTCTACCGCACCGGTCCGGAATCGGCGGTGGTGGACGCCCTGGTGCAGGCCGCCCGCGCCGGTAAGGAGGTGACGGTGGTGGTGGAGCTGCGCGCCCGTTTCGACGAGGAGGCCAACATCGCCCTGGCCAACCGCCTGCAGGAGGCGGGGGCGCACGTGGTCTACGGGGTGGTGGGGTACAAGACCCACGCCAAGCTGATCCTGGTGGTGCGGCGGGAAGGGGGCCGGCTGCGCCAGTACGTCCACCTAGGGACGGGCAATTACCATCCCCGCACCGCCCGCCTATACACGGACTACGGCCTGCTTACCACCGACCCCCGCATCGGCGAGGACGTGCACAAGGTCTTCCTGCAGCTCACCAGCCTGGGCCGGGCCTCGGACCTGAACCACCTGCTGCAGGCGCCCTTCACCCTGCACGACGCCCTGCGCGACAAGATCAAACGCGAACGGAAGAACGCCGAGGCGGGTCGGCCGGCGC
The nucleotide sequence above comes from Thiohalorhabdus denitrificans. Encoded proteins:
- the ppk1 gene encoding polyphosphate kinase 1, which gives rise to MEPPDLKQPRLYINRLLSLLAFNARVLEQAKDPAVPLLERLKFLCISSTNLDEFFEIRVAGLKQRIELGVTQVGPDNRTPTEVMDVISEEAHALVEEQYRVLNEDLVPALEAEGVRFIRRGAWSEAQRGWLHRYFREELLPILSPLGLDPAHPFPRILNKSLNFIVSLQGRDAFGRSGGVAVVQAPRALPRLIQLPSEETDSGPYDFVFLSSIIHAFVDELFPGMTVTGCYQFRVTRNSDLFVDEEEIDDLRRALEGELPQRRYGAAVRLEVADNCPDDMADYLLEEFGLGREDFFRVNGPVNLNRLLAIPDLVNRPDLKYTGFTPGLPPEIAHQPDLFAVLREQDVLLHHPFESFTPVVDFLRQAAADPHVLAIKQTLYRTGPESAVVDALVQAARAGKEVTVVVELRARFDEEANIALANRLQEAGAHVVYGVVGYKTHAKLILVVRREGGRLRQYVHLGTGNYHPRTARLYTDYGLLTTDPRIGEDVHKVFLQLTSLGRASDLNHLLQAPFTLHDALRDKIKRERKNAEAGRPARIIAKVNSLVESRLIRDLYRASMAGVPIDLVVRGMCCLRPGVEGISDNIRVRSVVGRFLEHTRVYYFENGGSPELYGSSADWMERNFFRRVEVAFPIRDSRLRARLLRELDAYLRDNTQAWLLGSDGAYHRAEPGEGEAPFSAQQALLEDLAEEL